A segment of the Candidatus Izimaplasma bacterium HR1 genome:
CCTTAATCATGAATCCTGACTTCATCATTGCTGATGAACCTATTTCATCTCTTGATGTTTCAATTAGAGCCCAAGTTATTAACTTGTTATCTGATTTAAAGGAAAAACTTGGATTAACAATCTTATTTATCGCACATGATTTATCAGTAGTTAGATTCTTCTGTGATCGTATCGCTGTAATGTACAATGGTAAAATCGTAGAATTAGCTGAAGCTGAAGAGTTATTCAACAATCCTATGCATGCATATACTAAGAGTTTATTATCATCAGTTCCTCAACCGGATCCTGATTATGAGAAAAACAGAACTAGAATTGGATATAATCCAAGAGCGCATGATTATAGAATGGATAAACCAAGCCTAAGAGAAATCGGACCAGACCATTTTATCTATGCAAACGATAAAGAATTTGCTGAAGCTAAAAAAGCATATGATGATAATAGTGGAAAGAAAGCTGTTAAAAAAGGTGATTCAAAATGAAAAAAATAATATTAACTTTAATACTTGCATTTAGTTTATTTACGCTATCTGCTTGTAATGGAAATGATGAAGTAAACGAATTAACTGTAGTATTCTTTACTGCAAATAATACTGGTGATTCTTTCGAAAGATTACGTAATTTAGAAGCTAATACTTTTGTAGATGAACCTGCAACTCCTATTCGTACAGGATTTACATTCGAAGGTTGGTATAGAGACTATGCATTAACACAACCTTGGGACTTTGCTGTTGATAAAATAGGTGATGAATCAATAGTGTTATACGCTGGTTGGACTCCGTGGTTACATCAAATAACTTACGAAACATATGGTGGAGAAATTTCTGGTGTAGATTATATGACTGAGTTTTATTCAGGAGATACTGGAGTTTTACCAGTTGCTTTAAAACCTGGTTTCAGTTTTGTTGCTTGGTACCTTTACCCTTGGGTAGATGAATCTTCAACAATTCCTGGGGATGCTGGTTGGCAAGTACTACCTGATAATATGTATGAAGATATAACATTATATGCTCATTGGGAAGCAGTAAAAGTACGTGTTACTTTCAAAATTAACTTCCCAGTTGATGATCAAGGACCAGAAGGTCTATTTCCAGTCTTGATAGGATATGGTAATACTATCGACTTCGAACAATTTGAAGATACAGATGGGTACACATTCTTAGGATGGAACACTAAGTCTGATGGTACCGGTACTTTCTATGAGAATGGTGATCTCTTTGAAAGAACTCAAAGAATCACACTTTATGGTACATGGGAATTAGCCGACTAAAAGAGGACAATTACAAAAAATATAGAAGAAAGAGAAATACATATCTCTTTCTTCTAATTGTTCCTACAACAGTCATTATATCTGGGTTATTAATTTTTTATGGCTTTAGTATTGTAGATATTCAAACATTAGCAACGATTTTCTTTCCATTGCTACTGATTGATTTTATTAAAATTATGATAATATCTCCAAAAATTAGCCTATATAGTATGTATGCTGAATATGCATTACTTACTTTGGAAGAGCAAGAACCAAGAAAAACAACAAAAAAACTATTCACAACATCGTGGATTAAACAAATAAAAAACGATGGATTTATCGTTGCCCAAGATTACCCAACACATATGTTACTTTATAAGTACCACAACAAGATAGAGGGTCTCGCGAATTCAGATAAAACGTTAGTCTTTGTCAATATTGCAAAAAATGAATCTTTTGATTTTTATAATGAAGAAATTGATAAAGCAATGCAAGCTGTATATATAACGAATAAAGAGTTTCAAAAAACTAATAAACAGATCACTTTACAGTTTAAAAAGTATAATCAATTAGACGATGAAGTAAAAGCAGATATTGAATCTGCTGTACTTTATAGATCAGGTAAGCAAAGATTAATTAATCTTACAATAGGTTATCTGGATGATATTCAATCAATTTATTGTATTTGTCCAACTAAAAGATTTCCTAATAAATATGTTTACTTTGCATGTCAAGAGATTAAACGTTTGTCAAACGTTAAGGAGTGATATAAGTGCCTGAAGATAAAAAGTTTAAGTTTGTAAATGATATCAACGCAGTTGAATCATCTATTATTGATGATAAATTTGAAGAAGTTGAATTAACACAAGAAGAAATCAACCAAAGAACAATCGAAACATTATTAAAAGAGAAGAAGATGAAGCAAATTAGATTTACTCGTATTGTTTTGGGTATGACAGTATTAACTATCATCTTATTCATCTTGTCGATGTTATGGCAAGGTTCATGGACTCTAATGACTGTTAGTGATGGGTTATGGTTGGTATTTGCATTAGAATTTTTCATGGGTTGGGTTTTATTTGTGTATAATCATAATATATTCTCACCTGTGATTTACGGGTTAAAATCTTTTGCATTAATGTTTGTAGGTAAACGTCCGAAGACAGATTACTATTCATATATGAAAAATATTCAAGATAATCAAATTCCTGGGTATTTCTACTACATGTTCTTTGTCGCTGCATTCTTTGTTTTAATTCCGGCTCTAATTACTTTATTCATACTTTTATAAAATAAAAACGTAGACTTTTGTCTACGTTTTTTTATGTTATATACACTATTTAGTATCTATTCTTGATGAAACATGTAATGAAATTGCCAAGTGATACCGTATTTGTCCTTAATGACACCAAAATAAGCTCCCCAGTGTGTTTCGCTAAGTTCTTGTACAATTACACTCTTTTCTCTAAAACGATTAAATACAGTGATTAATTCCTCTTTGTCTTGATAATCTAAATGAATTTGAATTAGATTATTAGGTTCACCTTTTTCATCAGCCATAAAGATTTGATTGTTATTAAACTGTAATTGCAGATGCATTACTTCTTCATGTCTTTCTTTAGGACAATCTGGTGTGTCTTTTCCATACATAATATATGTAATTTCGCCATTAAATATTTTCTTGTAGTATTTTGCAGCTTCTAGACTGTTTTCTAGAAAAATATACGGATATATGAATTGTTTCATAAAAACCTCCTTGCTTTATACAATAATATTAGCAAGTAAAAAACAAAAAAAAGAGCAATTTGCTCTTTTATTTTTGTGAGAACCCATTCCATAATAGTTCAAAAGATGAATTAATAAAGTGTCCTTTATCATTAATCTCATTTTCTAAAAGGAAATTAATAGTTGCATGTAGTGCATTATCGATGAACACTGTTGAGTATTCGGGATATTGCACACAGATAGTTTTAGGTGATATCGATTGAAGAATAGAGATTCTAAATTTTGTAAAAGTCTCCATTTTTTTCTCATCTAAATACATTTTCTTGAATGGAGAATGCAAGAACAACTCCATATAATTAAACTCTTCGGGATTTTCAATACCCCATGTAATAACTGCTGCCCACATATTTCTCATTGTGTCATGCGATGTTTGACAGTCTCTAATTTGATTAATAAATACAGATTTTGAATGATATTTGATATCTCCATATATAGCATGAATCAGATCTTCTTTTGTTGGAAAATAATTAAATAGTGTTCCTACACTAACTTTAGCCTTTTTAGCAATCTTTGATGTTGGGGTGGCATGGAATCCAAATTCGTTAAACAACTTCATAGCTGTAAACAAAATATGTTTTCTTTTGTTTTCGTCCACAATAAACCCTTCTTTCTTAATACTCACTCTAGGGAAAATTTTACTCCTCTAAAGACAGTATGTCAACAGAATTATTTAAAAAACTATTTTTAATTTCTTTATTGACCGGTTTATTTAGTCTTATGTATGTGCTTTCATATCTATTCACGCAAATTTATAACATATATATACATATATTATATATAACATCTATGACTTAAAAATGACTGAGTAGTCACACAGCGCTTTATTAAGGGGATGTAAAGCGTTTTCATAATTAAAACTTTTTTTTATAACTAGTTAAGCGCCAAGTATTAGTTTTTTTAGATAGAAATTGACTCATCAGTCACTTTAAGTTGCTAAATTGTGCTTGATTTTGCTTTACTTGGGAGTATAATGACAATTAGTGATTAATCTAATAGCGTGATGATTTCTTACTCAATTTTCAAATTTGCTAATCAAGCATTTTGAAAAATTTTTGGTATCAAATTTGAAAATATGAATTGAGATTGTCACACCTGGTTATTCAAAACACTAAGGAGTGATACACATGAATTTGCTAAATGTTGCAATTGATTCACAATTATCTACAATTGTTGTAGATCTTGGAATCGTTATATTAGTTGGGTTTTTAATTGGTAGAGCATTTGAATTGATTAGAATCCCTGCTGTTACTGGTTATCTGGTAGCGGGATTAATTTTAGGACCTATCTCAGGATATATGTCAGTTGATTACTTAGAACACTTCAGTATTGTTGGAGATGTTGCTCTAGGTTTCATTGCATTCCAAGTAGGTAATGAATTATGGTTAGGTAAGTTAAGAAAATCTGGTAAAAGAATTGTCATTATCACTGTTATTCAAGCAGTTTTAACGACAACACTAGTAGCTGTTGCTACGTCGTTCTTCGTTGATTTGCCTGTTGCGTTAATGTTAGGGGCAATTGCTGCTGCAACTGCGCCAGCACCTATTATGATGATTATTAAAAAATATCGTACTAAAGGTGAATTAACAGATACAATTTTACCAGTTGTTGGGTTAGATGATGCTGTTGGAGTAGTGATGTTTGGTACATTATTATCAATTAGTATAAGTTTATCAAGTGCAGGAGCAACAGAAACTAGCTTCTTACACATGATAGGAGAACCACTATTTGAAATTGCTAAAAGTATCGGTATCGGTGCGGCTATTGGATTTGCTTCAGGAAAGGCAATCCAATCAATTTCACATAATAATGACAGAAAAGAAAAAAATCTTAACATTGTTATTATCACAGTATTATTAACTACTGGAGCTGCAATTTTAACAGGTGCTTCATCAATATTGACACCTATGGTTGCTGGTGCAGTTGTAACTAATCTTATTAATAAAGAATGCTTCGTATTGGAAGAAGAAACAATTAGATTTTTTATTCCACCATTAATGATTGCATTTTTTACTATCGCAGGTGCGCAATTACAGTTCAAAGTAATTATTGCTGCTGGTTTTGTCGGTCTCGTTTACATCGTTGGACGTGCGATAGGGAAATTCTTTGGTGCCTACTTAGGTGCTACTGTAACTAAATCTAGTCCTAAAGTAAAAAAATACTTAGGAATTAGCTTGCTACCTCAATCTGGGGTTGCTATTGGTTTAAGTGTTGCAGCATTCAATGCATTTGAACCAGTAAATATGGAATATGCCTTGGTTATAAAAAATGTTATTTTAGCCTCAGTACTATTCTTTGCTTTAACCGGTCCTGTCCTAGTTAAAATGGCATTATTTAATGCTAAAGAAAACACAATACAAGATACAGAAAGGGAGTTATCATGGAAAAATACGCAGACTTTACAAAAATAACTGACAGATTTCTTAACGGTAAATTAGAAGAACTTAACTTAAGTTATGAAGATGAAAATCATCTGCAAGTTTCGATCACTTACGAATATAATAATTATTACTGGATGGATTATAAACTTGAAGTAAATCTTCTAAATAAATCAGTAGACTTTATCACTCATCACGCAAAAGGGTCACTAGATAGAGTTGAACTTAACCGTGAAGCCGAATTTGAAGAAGCTGTAACCCAATATTTGTTTTCAAACTAACTCAGGACTTAGATAAAGGTGGAATATCCACCTTTTTTTATTTACTTATATTTAATGTTGGAATAGTAATGCAATATTGATTAATAAATATGTATAAAAAATAATATAAAATAATTTAATGTTGATTTCAATTAATATATAAGTTATAATATAATTGAATTAAGGGTTATACCCTAATAAAAACTATATGAGGAGATATATTATGATTACAAGAAAAGAGTTATTAACAATTAATGAGTATCCTGGTAGAAAAACAGTTCAAGTTTTAGGTTATGTTAAAGGTTCAACGGTACAAACTAAAAACGTCGGGAAAGATTTCTTAGCTGGATTAAAAAGTTTAATTGGTGGAGAGATTACTTCTTACACTGAGATGATGAACGAAGCTAGACAAATTGCAACAGAAAGATTATTACAAGATGCAGAAGCACTTGGTGCAGATGCAGTACTAGGATTTAAATTACAAACATCAGCAGTAATGGGTGGAGCAGCAGAAATTATTGCTTATGGAACTGCAGTGAAATTAGATTAATTTTATTACCTATAAAGGAGTGATAGTATGCATGAAATGGACAATACTAAAAAGATAATAACAATAATAGGTTTAGTATTTGAAGTGATTAGTGTTTTAGCTATCGTATTTGGTATATGGATATTAAGTAATTTTGAGAATATTCCAGGAATGGATATTGATTTAGCAGAAATGTCCCAAGCAGAGTACGATTTAATGATGTGGTATTTTAATTTAATGGTGAGTATTCTAAAAGTTATGGCATATGTTGTCGGGGCAATCACTTTAATCAATGTTTACCTATTCTCAAGATTAATTGGTGGTAAGTACACTGAACAACAAGCAAAAAGAGTATATTTATATCAAGCTATTTGGGGAGGAATTAATTTATTATCAAACCAAATTACAGGTGTATTATATTTAATCTCAGGTGTTGGTGGATATAATGGCCACAAAGAGCAAAAAGACATTAGAACGGGAATCTAAAATATAGGAGGTAGCAAAATGGAAATACTAGATAAAATTATCGAATTGTTACCTCTTTTACTTCCGGTTGTTTTAATCGATTTAGGATTTAAGATCTATGCAATTATCGATATTGTTAAGGAAGATAGAAGAGTTAGATGGAATAACAAAATAATATGGATACTAATATCTGTATTAATTAATTTTGGATGGATATTCTATTTCCTATTTGGGAGAGATGAATAATGATAGCTATTAAAACAGAAAATTTGTCAAAGATTTATGATAAGAAAATCGCCTTGGATTCATTAAACATACAAATAAAACAGGGTGAAGTTTATGGCTTTATTGGTAGAAACGGAGCCGGTAAAACTACAACTATCAATCTAATGTTATCGCTAATCCATCAGAATGAAGGTAATATCTATATAAACGAAAAGCTTGTTGAATTTAAAAATCAAGATTATAAAAAGATTATAGGCTATGTACCAGACGTACCAGCCTATCCTAAATATATGAACGCTTTGGAATATTTAATCTATACATGTGACATGTATGAATTAAAAAATCAAAAAGAAA
Coding sequences within it:
- the inlA_3 gene encoding Internalin-A precursor, producing MKKIILTLILAFSLFTLSACNGNDEVNELTVVFFTANNTGDSFERLRNLEANTFVDEPATPIRTGFTFEGWYRDYALTQPWDFAVDKIGDESIVLYAGWTPWLHQITYETYGGEISGVDYMTEFYSGDTGVLPVALKPGFSFVAWYLYPWVDESSTIPGDAGWQVLPDNMYEDITLYAHWEAVKVRVTFKINFPVDDQGPEGLFPVLIGYGNTIDFEQFEDTDGYTFLGWNTKSDGTGTFYENGDLFERTQRITLYGTWELAD
- a CDS encoding Sodium/hydrogen exchanger family protein; translated protein: MNLLNVAIDSQLSTIVVDLGIVILVGFLIGRAFELIRIPAVTGYLVAGLILGPISGYMSVDYLEHFSIVGDVALGFIAFQVGNELWLGKLRKSGKRIVIITVIQAVLTTTLVAVATSFFVDLPVALMLGAIAAATAPAPIMMIIKKYRTKGELTDTILPVVGLDDAVGVVMFGTLLSISISLSSAGATETSFLHMIGEPLFEIAKSIGIGAAIGFASGKAIQSISHNNDRKEKNLNIVIITVLLTTGAAILTGASSILTPMVAGAVVTNLINKECFVLEEETIRFFIPPLMIAFFTIAGAQLQFKVIIAAGFVGLVYIVGRAIGKFFGAYLGATVTKSSPKVKKYLGISLLPQSGVAIGLSVAAFNAFEPVNMEYALVIKNVILASVLFFALTGPVLVKMALFNAKENTIQDTERELSWKNTQTLQK
- the rutR gene encoding HTH-type transcriptional regulator RutR codes for the protein MDENKRKHILFTAMKLFNEFGFHATPTSKIAKKAKVSVGTLFNYFPTKEDLIHAIYGDIKYHSKSVFINQIRDCQTSHDTMRNMWAAVITWGIENPEEFNYMELFLHSPFKKMYLDEKKMETFTKFRISILQSISPKTICVQYPEYSTVFIDNALHATINFLLENEINDKGHFINSSFELLWNGFSQK